A genomic segment from Callithrix jacchus isolate 240 chromosome 8, calJac240_pri, whole genome shotgun sequence encodes:
- the LOC118144874 gene encoding LOW QUALITY PROTEIN: olfactory receptor 4N4C-like (The sequence of the model RefSeq protein was modified relative to this genomic sequence to represent the inferred CDS: inserted 1 base in 1 codon) encodes MKIENTVVTEFILRGLTQSQDTQLLVFVLILIFYFIILPGNFLIVFTIRSDPGLTAPLYFFLDNLAFLDASYSFIVAPRMLVDFLSEKKVISYRGCITQLXLYFLGGGEGLLLVVMAFDRYIAICRPLHYSTVMNPRACYAMLLALWLGGFVHSIVQVVLILRLPFCGPNQLDNFFCDVPQVIKLACTDTFVVELLMVFNSGLMTLLCFLGLLTSYAVILCYVRRSASEGKNKALSTCTTHVIIILLMFGPAIFIYTRPFRALPADKVVSFFHTVIFPLMNPMIYTLRNQEVKTSMKRLLSRHIVCQMDSIMRN; translated from the exons ATGAAGATAGAAAACACAGTAGTGACAGAATTTATCCTCCGGGGTTTGACCCAGTCTCAAGATACTCAGCTTCTGGTCTTTGTGCTGATCTTAATTTTCTACTTTATCATCCTTCCTGGTAATTTCCTCATCGTTTTTACCATAAGGTCAGACCCTGGGCTCACAGCCCCACTCTACTTCTTTCTGGACAACTTGGCCTTCCTGGATGCTTCCTACTCCTTCATTGTGGCTCCCAGGATGCTTGTGGACTTCCTCTCTGAGAAGAAGGTAATCTCCTACAGAGGCTGCATCACTCAGC TCTTGTACTTccttggaggaggggagggattaCTCCTTGTTGTGATGGCCTTTGACCGCTACATCGCCATCTGCCGGCCTTTACACTATTCAACTGTTATGAACCCTAGAGCCTGTTATGCAATGTTGTTGGCTTTGTGGCTTGGGGGTTTTGTCCACTCCATTGTCCAGGTGGTCCTCATCCTCCGCTTGCCTTTTTGTGGCCCAAACCAGCTGGACAACTTCTTCTGTGATGTCCCACAGGTCATCAAGCTGGCCTGCACCGACACGTTTGTGGTGGAGCTTCTGATGGTCTTCAACAGTGGCCTGATGACACTCTTGTGCTTCCTGGGGCTTCTGACCTCCTATGCAGTCATCCTCTGCTATGTTCGTAGGTCAGCTTCTGAAGGGAAGAACAAGGCCTTATCCACGTGTACCACTCATGTCATTATTATACTTCTTATGTTTGGACCTGCTATCTTCATCTACACTCGCCCCTTCAGGGCCTTACCAGCTGACAAggtggtttctttctttcatacaGTGATCTTCCCATTGATGAATCCTATGATTTATACCCTTCGCAACCAGGAAGTGAAAACTTCCATGAAGAGGTTATTGAGTAGACATATAGTTTGTCAAATGGACTCTATAATGAGAAACTGA